The following are encoded together in the Oceanobacillus zhaokaii genome:
- a CDS encoding FIMAH domain-containing protein, whose product MNKKYFPLFSISLSMLLIFSLIPATLFNSTSSVEANDEWQEVQVQNGDFETLPSTENDLPSWEYWTGGFKEGMAISEEIVYEGNRSLAVDNTGVVGLFSQAIEVNEGDSYRLSAHLFVEELQGKPGIWLRWLNDKGDIIQNSAQYFDSIVHGDWQEVFVEADAPPGATGLKIFIYQSSTSKMKGYYDEIKLFKKTSNQLELPFDYGDPINLGPAALAAKTQGAAIGDGELYYATNGSPATFYAADSETGELIFSESLPGSDVVWGMTIGSDGNVYFSGTYNGILYRYLVDEKRLEQVGKNPSDNWVWQLDATEDGKIYGATYPNAKVFEFDIETDTFTDLGTFFEDQLYARGIGVTEENLYVGIGTTAHLIKMNRETGERTEIPLPITGESTSVSNIWEYGNNLFVAYGTSLLTIDATTGEVLNTMNWEDEHTFDGLISSPSPYDENIIYFISKNSTQLWTYNLETHETAPVEPRVQLPATPAKAFEWIKTEDGTDVLAILHHQIEYSIFNPQTGTIEVRYPEVDMQGLAIQSLEIGEDENIYMGGYQGSFGVYDTSKEEYILHERDPHQIEGIGFLNGDVYLGTYGGARIYKYNPEIPFDYSGGKEGDNPEMVYDIGDDQSRPFAFASGNDQLFIGTIADYGRLGGALTIYDSPTNQWRTIQNIIENQSIIGLAYQDGILFGGSSISGGLGIEPSETEAKMFSYNTSTEDYEVFNLEVEGLEKPEMIGELSIGPDNNLWGVAWGIDAAGKDNTVIFAMDTETREIIKSTELYSGVHRGSQWRPFFIRWDEQGLLYTTAGRKLTVINPETMMSKQLIGDTVNLMDLDNEGNIYYASGADLYKLPVPLKEAIVSIEGDSVLQGDETDISLEVTLANGNRADLAGAEIEWLNSNPAIATIEDGKLTGNNAGSTEIHAIVSYNGEEIATNAIMVTIEVTTSSLTDQILELEESGQIEHSLFKQLTNSLKQAEHHYRKEHTKQAIKHLQNFRKHIDKSNAPEEIKEKLINNVRVIEESFTN is encoded by the coding sequence ATGAACAAAAAGTACTTCCCATTATTTTCAATTTCACTTTCTATGTTACTGATCTTCTCACTCATTCCTGCTACATTATTCAACTCAACATCATCGGTAGAAGCTAATGATGAATGGCAGGAAGTTCAAGTTCAGAATGGTGACTTTGAAACACTACCTTCTACTGAAAATGACTTACCTTCCTGGGAATATTGGACAGGTGGATTTAAAGAAGGAATGGCAATATCAGAAGAAATCGTTTATGAAGGAAATAGAAGCCTTGCAGTAGATAATACTGGTGTCGTTGGTCTTTTCAGTCAGGCAATCGAGGTAAACGAGGGTGATTCCTATCGATTATCTGCCCACCTATTTGTTGAAGAGCTTCAAGGTAAGCCAGGAATTTGGTTACGCTGGTTGAATGATAAGGGAGATATCATTCAAAATTCAGCACAGTATTTTGATAGTATTGTTCATGGAGATTGGCAAGAGGTATTCGTTGAGGCTGATGCTCCACCCGGTGCAACAGGCTTAAAAATTTTTATTTATCAGTCGTCTACATCAAAAATGAAGGGATATTACGATGAAATAAAATTATTCAAGAAAACTTCCAATCAATTAGAATTACCATTTGATTATGGTGATCCAATTAATCTTGGTCCTGCCGCTTTAGCAGCAAAAACGCAAGGAGCAGCAATTGGCGATGGGGAACTTTATTATGCAACAAATGGATCTCCTGCTACTTTCTATGCCGCAGACTCTGAAACTGGGGAATTAATTTTCTCAGAGTCATTACCAGGCAGTGATGTCGTGTGGGGAATGACAATAGGTTCAGACGGTAATGTTTATTTTTCTGGTACGTACAATGGAATTCTATACCGTTATCTAGTTGATGAAAAGCGGTTAGAACAAGTTGGGAAAAATCCTTCCGATAACTGGGTTTGGCAATTAGATGCTACCGAAGATGGAAAAATTTATGGTGCAACCTATCCTAATGCAAAAGTTTTTGAATTTGATATAGAAACAGATACGTTCACAGATTTAGGTACTTTTTTTGAGGATCAGTTGTATGCAAGAGGCATTGGGGTAACAGAAGAAAATCTTTATGTTGGAATAGGCACAACCGCGCACCTGATTAAAATGAATCGAGAAACTGGGGAGAGAACAGAGATACCATTGCCAATTACAGGGGAATCAACATCCGTATCGAATATTTGGGAGTATGGAAATAATTTGTTTGTTGCTTATGGAACATCTTTATTAACAATAGACGCTACAACAGGAGAAGTATTAAATACAATGAATTGGGAGGATGAGCATACATTTGATGGATTAATCTCCTCCCCTTCTCCATATGATGAAAATATTATATATTTTATCAGTAAAAATTCCACTCAATTATGGACATATAATTTAGAAACACATGAAACAGCACCAGTGGAACCGCGTGTGCAGTTACCTGCTACACCAGCAAAAGCATTCGAATGGATAAAGACAGAGGATGGTACTGATGTCCTAGCAATATTACATCATCAAATCGAATATTCGATATTTAATCCACAGACAGGCACAATTGAGGTGCGCTATCCGGAAGTGGACATGCAAGGACTAGCTATTCAAAGCTTAGAAATTGGGGAAGATGAAAATATTTATATGGGAGGCTATCAAGGTTCTTTTGGTGTATATGATACTTCAAAAGAGGAGTATATCTTGCACGAACGTGATCCACATCAAATCGAAGGAATAGGATTTTTGAACGGGGATGTCTATTTAGGAACTTACGGGGGAGCTCGTATCTATAAATATAATCCAGAAATTCCTTTTGATTATTCAGGAGGCAAAGAAGGCGATAATCCTGAAATGGTCTATGATATAGGAGACGATCAAAGCAGACCTTTTGCTTTTGCATCGGGGAACGATCAGTTATTTATCGGAACAATTGCTGATTATGGAAGACTTGGTGGAGCATTGACTATCTATGATTCTCCAACTAACCAGTGGAGGACTATCCAAAATATCATCGAGAATCAAAGTATTATCGGTCTTGCCTATCAAGATGGCATCTTATTTGGCGGCTCTTCCATTTCTGGCGGACTAGGAATTGAACCATCTGAAACAGAAGCAAAAATGTTTTCCTATAATACTAGCACAGAAGACTATGAAGTATTTAATCTAGAAGTAGAAGGTTTGGAAAAACCTGAGATGATTGGTGAATTATCCATTGGACCTGACAATAACCTATGGGGAGTTGCTTGGGGAATCGATGCAGCTGGTAAAGATAACACCGTAATTTTCGCTATGGATACCGAAACAAGGGAGATCATAAAAAGTACGGAACTCTATTCAGGGGTTCATCGAGGGAGCCAATGGCGTCCATTCTTTATCCGTTGGGACGAACAGGGCCTATTATATACAACAGCAGGACGTAAACTTACCGTTATAAATCCAGAAACAATGATGAGCAAACAATTAATTGGTGATACAGTAAATCTGATGGATTTAGATAATGAAGGAAATATTTATTATGCATCTGGAGCAGACCTATACAAACTACCTGTCCCGTTGAAAGAAGCAATTGTTTCCATTGAAGGCGATTCAGTTCTTCAAGGTGATGAAACTGATATTTCTCTTGAAGTCACACTAGCAAATGGGAATAGAGCAGATTTAGCTGGAGCTGAGATTGAATGGTTAAATTCAAATCCAGCAATTGCAACAATTGAAGATGGAAAACTTACTGGTAATAATGCGGGAAGTACTGAAATTCATGCAATTGTTTCCTATAATGGGGAAGAGATTGCAACCAATGCGATAATGGTAACGATAGAAGTAACTACATCATCATTGACAGATCAAATATTAGAACTCGAAGAATCGGGACAAATCGAGCATTCCTTATTCAAACAATTAACAAATAGCTTAAAACAAGCTGAACATCACTACCGAAAAGAGCATACAAAACAAGCTATAAAGCATTTGCAGAATTTCCGTAAACATATTGATAAAAGTAATGCACCTGAAGAAATAAAAGAAAAGCTAATAAACAATGTGCGTGTTATAGAAGAGTCATTTACTAATTAA
- a CDS encoding FIMAH domain-containing protein: protein MKSNLKTIPALFISLLLVLITILPYPGTVSAEIGTNFSDPVNLGSPIQSVALYDSTYGKEDGRDVMYTTVTGEPAVFQVVDLVSQEVIRTYPLEGSSSSWTHITVPNGNVYIGGNGSLYEYSPETKEVINLGGIGESVIYGLSHDEEGRVYFGSFPNAKAGSYDPSTGEMRDYGNVAPGQSYTRSTAYLNGYLYLGVGVDNHIVKLNVETGEYEKIELPSNIVHGSSVWQLDAAGKYIIAGVGGGNNALLFYDTEAEKWSDTYYLNNKGLRLVDGQPGSNKVYFLQNNRLQEVNLTTLEAVDTGVVFGTFLRNTTWVERPDNPDFPGLSLVTVQFGGDVTYMNLETKKVETIKFPIVGNPIPIQTLEKGPDGNIYLSGYPGGKAAALDPETSKSEAFALGQAEGMAALRDKMYSGVYPGATVFELDVTQPTLAPKQIYDIPNQDRPFIMTPVQDKLFIGTIPDYGKLGGSLTALNPTAIENTVVYENVIHNQAIAGLAEKDGTLYGSTTIAGGLGIDPTETAAKIFVWDIEGEEKLTEFVPEIPDAAVQPKMISGMSLGPDGLLWSAADGIIFAIDPDTLEIVKSKNIYPDVIDYGRWRPIHIRWGEDGLMYTTLAGKLTVVDPSTLESETLAETELMTIGDDGNVYYADGSNVMKIEVMEKVTLEIILDLIEQQTKDGNIQHSLSKKLIHSMKQAIHHRDMDRLQQAEKFVQKAFKHLEEAHQSEITADAKKEIESSLELIEF from the coding sequence ATGAAAAGTAACCTAAAAACAATTCCAGCTTTATTTATTTCTTTATTACTTGTACTGATTACAATTCTGCCTTACCCAGGAACTGTATCAGCAGAAATTGGAACAAATTTCAGTGACCCTGTTAATCTAGGTTCTCCTATTCAAAGTGTTGCACTTTACGATTCAACTTATGGAAAAGAAGACGGAAGAGATGTGATGTATACTACGGTAACTGGAGAACCAGCAGTCTTTCAGGTAGTCGATCTTGTCAGCCAAGAGGTAATTCGGACTTACCCACTCGAGGGCAGTTCAAGCTCATGGACACACATTACAGTTCCAAATGGAAATGTCTATATTGGAGGAAATGGCAGTCTTTATGAGTATTCGCCTGAAACAAAGGAAGTAATAAATCTGGGTGGTATTGGAGAAAGTGTCATATACGGATTATCGCATGATGAAGAAGGTAGAGTCTATTTTGGTTCCTTTCCAAATGCAAAGGCAGGAAGTTATGACCCGAGCACAGGTGAAATGAGGGATTACGGAAATGTCGCACCTGGGCAAAGCTACACTCGTTCCACCGCCTACCTTAACGGATATTTATATTTAGGAGTCGGTGTGGACAACCACATTGTCAAATTGAATGTTGAAACAGGTGAATATGAAAAGATCGAATTACCAAGCAATATCGTTCATGGCAGCAGTGTTTGGCAGCTTGATGCAGCTGGAAAATATATTATCGCAGGTGTAGGCGGCGGAAATAATGCACTTTTGTTTTATGACACAGAAGCAGAAAAATGGAGTGACACCTACTATCTTAATAATAAAGGATTACGGTTAGTTGACGGACAGCCTGGAAGTAATAAGGTATACTTTTTGCAAAATAATCGCCTTCAAGAAGTCAACTTAACTACACTTGAAGCAGTTGATACTGGTGTTGTATTTGGTACATTTTTACGTAATACAACATGGGTTGAGCGACCTGATAATCCTGACTTTCCTGGCTTATCATTAGTTACCGTACAATTCGGCGGCGATGTAACGTACATGAATTTAGAAACGAAAAAAGTGGAAACCATTAAATTTCCGATTGTAGGCAATCCAATTCCTATTCAAACATTAGAAAAAGGACCAGATGGAAATATCTATCTAAGCGGGTATCCTGGTGGAAAAGCTGCTGCATTAGATCCTGAAACAAGTAAATCAGAAGCATTTGCTTTAGGACAAGCAGAGGGGATGGCAGCACTTAGAGATAAAATGTATTCTGGCGTATATCCAGGAGCTACTGTCTTTGAGCTGGATGTAACGCAGCCAACTCTAGCCCCAAAACAAATTTACGACATCCCAAACCAGGATCGTCCATTTATCATGACACCTGTACAGGATAAACTATTTATTGGAACGATACCAGACTATGGTAAGCTTGGTGGCTCTTTAACCGCACTTAATCCAACAGCAATTGAAAATACAGTTGTTTACGAGAATGTCATCCACAATCAAGCTATAGCCGGGCTTGCAGAGAAAGATGGAACGCTTTACGGTTCGACAACGATTGCAGGTGGATTAGGAATTGATCCAACCGAAACTGCAGCGAAAATCTTCGTTTGGGATATTGAAGGAGAAGAGAAATTAACTGAGTTTGTCCCTGAAATACCTGATGCAGCCGTTCAGCCAAAAATGATTAGTGGTATGAGTCTTGGACCTGATGGGTTATTGTGGTCAGCAGCTGACGGAATTATCTTTGCAATAGATCCAGATACATTAGAAATTGTAAAGAGCAAGAATATTTATCCTGATGTAATTGATTATGGCAGATGGCGCCCAATTCATATCCGTTGGGGTGAGGATGGATTAATGTATACGACATTGGCAGGGAAGTTGACTGTGGTAGATCCGAGTACACTAGAGTCAGAAACATTAGCTGAAACGGAACTGATGACAATCGGCGACGACGGGAACGTCTACTATGCTGACGGATCTAATGTGATGAAAATAGAAGTAATGGAAAAAGTGACACTGGAAATAATACTCGATTTAATCGAGCAGCAAACAAAGGATGGAAATATCCAACACTCCTTGAGTAAAAAGTTAATTCATTCGATGAAGCAAGCTATTCATCATCGTGACATGGATAGACTACAACAAGCCGAAAAATTTGTACAAAAAGCATTTAAACATTTGGAAGAGGCTCACCAATCCGAAATTACAGCTGATGCCAAAAAGGAAATAGAAAGCTCGCTAGAATTAATCGAATTTTAA
- a CDS encoding YesL family protein, with protein MLIVGYLNLLWILFTCIGVFVFGLFSATGAMFTIVKMWPKQEHEFHIFPTFFPYLQEVYSLLLALGSVIGHLEELKFEKG; from the coding sequence ATGTTAATAGTAGGTTATTTAAATCTACTTTGGATATTATTTACATGTATCGGAGTATTTGTGTTTGGCCTTTTTTCAGCAACAGGAGCAATGTTTACAATTGTTAAAATGTGGCCTAAACAGGAACATGAATTTCATATCTTTCCAACCTTTTTCCCTTATTTACAGGAAGTGTACTCGCTGTTATTAGCACTTGGATCAGTAATCGGGCATTTAGAAGAATTGAAATTCGAAAAGGGATAA
- a CDS encoding sugar ABC transporter substrate-binding protein, whose amino-acid sequence MQRKIRFLVLLLMMGLVLAACKSEGKETSGTGGDGEVSGEITVWAHPYTAGPETESTMWDEMIASYEDEFDVKVNFETIPWDNRDQKILTALASNNGPDVFYAIPDQMPQYAEEGMLLNLDPYLEDNDMDDFVDTALVATKWKDKTYGLPILQEASTFFYNVDVIKAIGEDPNNLPKTWDEFEEWAEKAKANGFYAMSYPGGGSMNGTLYPWLWQAGGDVITEDNEVLLNSPEGLESFEFINNMYQKEWIPKDSITAMEHNALWLGGDILAVMGSANLIAELQNSDFNFVISPPLINKEQLTYGTTGMFVVPSNSDNPDAAAEFVKTITNAENQRIFNTTTRFIPARESAKDIFDNDEYMSQIASNTQYALPGVIHPKGRSIMPLIGAELQAMMAGKKTPQEAIDAAEKAIEEELGK is encoded by the coding sequence ATGCAAAGGAAAATTAGATTTCTGGTACTACTACTTATGATGGGACTTGTACTTGCTGCATGTAAGTCGGAAGGTAAGGAGACATCAGGAACTGGTGGGGATGGAGAAGTTTCTGGTGAAATAACCGTTTGGGCACACCCTTATACTGCTGGGCCGGAAACAGAAAGTACAATGTGGGATGAGATGATTGCTTCTTATGAAGACGAATTTGACGTTAAAGTAAATTTTGAGACAATACCGTGGGATAATCGTGATCAGAAAATACTTACAGCTCTAGCATCTAACAACGGGCCAGATGTTTTTTATGCTATTCCAGATCAAATGCCGCAATATGCTGAAGAGGGCATGTTATTAAATCTTGATCCTTATTTGGAAGACAATGATATGGATGATTTTGTAGATACAGCACTAGTTGCGACAAAGTGGAAAGATAAAACATACGGCCTTCCAATATTACAAGAGGCAAGTACATTTTTTTATAATGTTGATGTGATTAAAGCGATAGGAGAAGATCCAAATAATCTTCCGAAAACATGGGATGAGTTTGAAGAATGGGCTGAAAAAGCGAAAGCTAACGGGTTTTATGCAATGAGCTATCCGGGTGGTGGATCGATGAATGGGACGTTGTATCCTTGGCTTTGGCAGGCAGGCGGAGATGTTATTACCGAGGATAATGAAGTTTTGTTAAATAGCCCTGAGGGTTTAGAATCATTTGAGTTTATTAATAACATGTATCAGAAAGAATGGATTCCAAAAGATTCAATAACAGCAATGGAGCATAATGCATTATGGTTAGGTGGGGATATTTTAGCTGTAATGGGATCTGCAAATTTAATTGCTGAGTTACAAAATAGTGATTTTAATTTTGTGATTTCACCGCCTTTAATAAATAAGGAACAATTAACTTATGGTACTACTGGAATGTTTGTCGTTCCTTCTAATAGTGATAATCCAGACGCAGCTGCCGAGTTTGTTAAAACAATAACAAATGCAGAAAATCAAAGAATATTTAATACCACAACAAGGTTTATTCCTGCAAGGGAATCTGCCAAAGATATCTTTGATAATGATGAATATATGAGTCAGATAGCATCTAACACACAATACGCTCTGCCTGGAGTTATCCACCCAAAAGGTCGATCAATTATGCCATTAATTGGGGCAGAATTACAGGCAATGATGGCAGGTAAGAAAACGCCACAGGAAGCAATTGATGCTGCAGAAAAGGCAATTGAAGAAGAGCTCGGTAAATAA
- a CDS encoding alpha-glucosidase/alpha-galactosidase → MSKITILGAGSTAFAKNILGDCMTVESLQEFEFALYDINPERLRDSEAMLTNLKENLQSNVNIVSYTDRKEALKNAKYVINTIQVGGYDPSTIIDFEIPKKYNLRQTIADTVGIGGIFRSLRTVPVIMDFARDMEEVCPDAWFLNYTNPMATLTGAMLRYTNIKTVGLCHSVQVCANRLLKSLEMSTDNVQWKIAGINHMAWLLEITRDGKDLYPEIKKRAKEKQKSQHDDMVRFELMEYFGYYITESSEHNAEYHPYFIKSKYPELINRFNIPLDEYPRRCINQIEGWKNMREDLVNNKNLLHERTHEYGSRIIEAMETDVPFKFGGNVLNTGGLISNLPEKACVEVPCLVDASGVAPTYIGELPEQLAASNRTNINTQLLTIEAAMNRKKEYIYQAAMLDPHTAAELSLDDIVSLCNDLIEAHGDWLPKFN, encoded by the coding sequence ATGTCTAAAATAACTATTCTTGGAGCAGGAAGTACTGCATTTGCAAAAAATATACTGGGAGATTGCATGACTGTGGAATCACTTCAAGAATTTGAATTTGCATTATATGATATTAATCCTGAAAGATTGAGAGATTCTGAAGCAATGTTGACTAATTTAAAGGAAAACCTTCAATCGAATGTAAATATTGTTTCCTATACTGACCGTAAAGAGGCCTTAAAAAATGCGAAATATGTAATAAACACGATTCAGGTTGGTGGTTATGATCCAAGTACAATAATAGATTTTGAGATACCTAAAAAATATAATTTGCGTCAAACAATTGCAGATACAGTAGGAATTGGCGGAATTTTCCGCAGTTTGCGGACTGTTCCGGTCATCATGGATTTTGCTAGAGATATGGAAGAGGTTTGTCCAGATGCATGGTTCTTAAATTATACAAATCCAATGGCGACGTTGACTGGTGCTATGTTGCGGTATACAAATATTAAAACAGTCGGATTGTGCCACAGTGTTCAAGTGTGTGCTAATAGACTGCTGAAATCTCTGGAGATGTCTACTGACAATGTACAGTGGAAGATTGCAGGAATTAATCATATGGCATGGTTGTTGGAGATTACCCGTGATGGAAAAGATTTGTATCCGGAAATCAAGAAAAGAGCTAAAGAAAAGCAAAAATCTCAACATGATGATATGGTTCGCTTTGAATTAATGGAATATTTCGGTTATTACATTACCGAATCTTCGGAGCATAATGCCGAATATCATCCGTACTTTATTAAAAGTAAGTACCCGGAGTTAATTAATCGTTTTAATATTCCATTGGATGAATATCCAAGAAGATGTATAAATCAAATAGAAGGCTGGAAAAACATGCGTGAAGATCTGGTAAATAATAAAAATCTTTTGCATGAACGTACACATGAATATGGTTCACGCATCATCGAGGCAATGGAAACAGATGTACCTTTTAAATTTGGGGGTAATGTTTTGAATACTGGTGGGCTGATTAGTAATCTGCCAGAAAAAGCATGTGTAGAAGTCCCATGTTTAGTTGATGCAAGCGGTGTTGCTCCTACCTATATTGGAGAACTGCCAGAACAATTAGCAGCCTCAAACCGGACAAATATTAATACGCAACTACTTACAATAGAAGCAGCAATGAATAGAAAAAAAGAATATATTTATCAAGCTGCAATGTTGGACCCGCATACAGCAGCCGAATTATCACTAGATGATATCGTTTCATTATGTAATGACCTAATTGAAGCACATGGTGATTGGTTGCCGAAGTTTAATTAA